A single Chlamydia suis DNA region contains:
- the secD gene encoding protein translocase subunit SecD: MKRNFKRNLSVIIFVFALALYHVLPTCLYYSRPLNRKIDGREAQRIIERLTKQVTDTRNDLTVRVAKILSTLKLRGVIKQHPSIPGVVNVHFPLAEEAATFVDNVVHGEPTVPVKSARLHVVGSSELSGETVVQVSGSLVTSLTEEDLSFVSYEDKELTVSQELAAIATNVFMESETLCECGYHSLWDSMPIEKVAHIAQSVCSGLRLLPTGKTQAFLSRFLGSERDFFAFLARLEKALQHEDVKEYREELKEAAYFLHSRNVRWNEISPKVVGNVVDCSELSPCFSSMSLTGDGKLLFHFDAEVIAKRQQLVGNERLDLERLFVVEKQHIATRLNRSVEETESGFAVRLRDEAASGRIVLQGSRVCQRIGEHLTALVLNRPAAGTCDLSTENFPVYSRAPVESDALGCFIFSPDRSCRHFSKGSVYIVFKGLRSIIAKYENAGAEEAALLQQDLQNLYACFVHTDAVSWSLGEDRILEIKEPLQRIIQIWGEEFVQSFGDASLEVRDIRDRLAVMNRIEKAQQAELVRWDEQYRQAQCSMNPQVRLRAAIPHKNVFIENFKLNVRKYSRGEHVLRFGTDFVGGKQIRLAFRDHQGNVVTDKESIDKVSDELYARLNKLGVSEVSMQREGDHLQVSIPGAANLSSADILGTSKMSFHVVNEQFSSRSPLRYEVQTFLDYLWFTARSLDEASPRNINHLAAAIFHGDQGAVPANVRVAVEKLKEAGLDFSKECEGGGACLDTQYSMIAVEKDSGDQVNPLMIVFRNHALEGASLKNIRPEFAVGEGYVLNFGVKDKAVSLDSKETPVHQFHAWTSKFCQEGVSKTQNSHFSGGRGWRMAVILDGYVISAPVLNVPLRDHASVSGNFSYREVNRLAADLKSGAMSFIPEILSEEVVSPELGSTQRLQGILSIVLGLTALIVLMSVYYKFGGVIASVAVLLNLLLIWAAIQYLDAPLTLSGLAGIILAMGMAVDANVLVFERIREEYLLTRSLSESVEAGYKKAFSAIFDSNLTTILASALLLMLDTGPIKGFALTLIIGIFSSMFTALFMTKFFFVIWVRKTRETQLHMMNKFIGIKHNFLKECKRLWMVSGTVVVLGCIGLGFGAWDSILGMDFKGGYALTLDADVCDYNPEQMCSVLKKRFQQIGLSSRDYRVRKADSSGKVKIYLSQNALDWVERKDGGNVEQQGPDYHLARVLQVLSDSGSSTSSMAFDASQGSWFKVSGQLSNKMRTQAIFALLGALGIILLYVSLRFEWRYAFSAICALLHDLLATCSVLVALHFFLQRIQIDLQAIGALMTVLGYSLNNTLIIFDRIREDRREKLFTPMPILINDALQKTLGRTVMTTATTLSVLVILLFIGGGSIFNFAFIMTVGILLGTLSSLYIAPPLLLFMVRKEEQNSPQ; this comes from the coding sequence ATGAAGCGTAATTTTAAGCGAAATCTAAGTGTTATAATTTTTGTCTTTGCTTTGGCTTTATATCACGTTTTACCTACCTGTTTATACTATTCGCGTCCTTTGAATAGGAAAATAGATGGAAGAGAGGCGCAGAGGATTATAGAGAGGCTAACCAAGCAGGTTACGGATACACGAAATGATTTGACGGTTCGTGTTGCAAAGATTTTATCTACATTAAAATTGCGCGGGGTTATTAAACAACATCCCAGCATCCCGGGGGTAGTAAATGTTCATTTCCCTCTAGCAGAAGAGGCTGCCACTTTCGTTGATAATGTGGTTCATGGTGAACCTACAGTTCCTGTTAAATCGGCGCGACTACATGTCGTGGGAAGTTCTGAACTCTCAGGGGAAACAGTTGTTCAAGTCTCAGGAAGTTTAGTGACTTCTTTAACAGAAGAAGATCTTTCTTTTGTTTCTTATGAAGATAAAGAACTTACCGTGTCACAGGAATTAGCAGCGATTGCAACGAACGTTTTTATGGAATCAGAAACCCTCTGTGAATGCGGGTATCATTCCCTATGGGACTCTATGCCTATAGAAAAAGTCGCCCATATAGCGCAGAGTGTTTGTTCTGGTTTGCGATTATTGCCTACAGGAAAGACGCAGGCTTTCTTATCGCGTTTTTTAGGTTCGGAGCGAGATTTTTTCGCTTTTTTGGCTAGGCTCGAAAAAGCTTTACAGCATGAAGATGTCAAAGAATATCGAGAGGAACTTAAAGAAGCCGCTTATTTTTTACACTCTCGTAATGTGCGTTGGAATGAGATCAGCCCTAAAGTCGTCGGGAATGTGGTAGATTGTAGTGAGCTTTCGCCTTGTTTCTCATCGATGTCATTGACTGGTGATGGCAAGTTATTATTCCATTTTGATGCAGAGGTTATTGCTAAGCGTCAACAACTGGTGGGCAATGAGCGCTTGGATTTGGAGCGGCTGTTTGTTGTTGAAAAACAGCACATAGCTACTCGCTTGAATCGTTCAGTTGAAGAAACGGAATCTGGATTTGCCGTACGGCTCAGGGATGAGGCTGCAAGCGGTAGGATTGTTTTGCAGGGGAGCCGGGTGTGCCAAAGAATAGGGGAACATTTAACGGCTTTGGTTCTGAATCGGCCTGCTGCAGGAACCTGTGATTTATCTACAGAAAATTTTCCTGTGTACAGCAGAGCCCCTGTGGAAAGCGATGCTTTGGGATGTTTTATTTTTTCCCCAGATAGAAGCTGCCGGCATTTTTCTAAAGGATCCGTATATATTGTTTTCAAAGGTTTACGTTCGATCATTGCTAAATATGAAAATGCTGGAGCCGAAGAAGCTGCTCTTTTACAGCAAGATTTGCAGAATTTGTATGCATGTTTTGTTCATACGGATGCTGTGTCTTGGAGTTTAGGAGAGGATCGAATTCTAGAAATCAAAGAACCTTTACAGCGCATCATACAAATTTGGGGAGAGGAGTTTGTCCAAAGCTTTGGGGATGCTTCCCTTGAAGTTCGGGATATTCGCGACCGTTTGGCTGTGATGAATCGTATTGAGAAGGCTCAGCAGGCAGAGTTAGTGCGCTGGGATGAGCAGTATCGGCAGGCGCAGTGTTCTATGAATCCTCAGGTGCGGTTGCGAGCAGCGATTCCTCATAAAAATGTTTTTATCGAGAATTTTAAGTTAAATGTAAGAAAGTATTCTCGAGGGGAGCATGTTTTACGATTTGGTACAGATTTCGTAGGAGGGAAGCAAATTCGATTAGCTTTCCGAGACCATCAGGGGAATGTTGTAACAGACAAGGAAAGCATTGATAAAGTCTCTGATGAGTTGTATGCCCGGTTAAATAAACTGGGAGTATCAGAAGTCAGCATGCAAAGAGAGGGGGATCATCTACAGGTAAGCATTCCTGGAGCCGCTAACCTGTCTTCTGCGGATATCTTGGGAACTTCGAAAATGTCTTTTCACGTAGTGAATGAGCAGTTTTCTTCAAGAAGCCCTTTACGTTACGAAGTACAAACTTTCTTGGATTATCTTTGGTTTACTGCACGTAGTCTTGATGAAGCATCTCCTAGAAATATTAATCATTTAGCAGCAGCTATTTTCCACGGAGATCAAGGAGCTGTTCCCGCCAATGTTCGCGTTGCTGTTGAGAAACTGAAAGAAGCGGGATTAGATTTTTCCAAAGAGTGTGAGGGGGGAGGGGCTTGTTTAGATACGCAATACTCGATGATTGCGGTAGAAAAAGATTCTGGAGATCAAGTAAACCCTCTTATGATCGTGTTTAGAAACCATGCTTTAGAGGGGGCCTCTCTTAAGAACATCCGTCCAGAATTTGCTGTAGGGGAGGGTTATGTTTTAAACTTCGGCGTGAAGGATAAAGCTGTCTCTTTAGACAGTAAGGAAACTCCTGTGCACCAATTCCACGCTTGGACTTCGAAGTTCTGTCAAGAAGGAGTAAGTAAAACACAAAATAGCCATTTCTCTGGAGGACGAGGATGGCGTATGGCTGTGATTTTAGATGGATATGTTATTAGTGCTCCAGTCTTGAATGTCCCTCTAAGGGATCATGCCAGTGTTTCTGGGAATTTTTCGTATAGGGAAGTGAACCGTTTGGCTGCAGATCTTAAATCTGGAGCCATGTCCTTCATTCCAGAAATTTTAAGTGAGGAAGTCGTTTCTCCAGAATTAGGAAGTACGCAGCGGTTGCAAGGGATTCTTTCGATAGTGTTGGGACTCACGGCTCTCATTGTGTTGATGAGTGTTTACTACAAATTTGGAGGAGTCATTGCTTCGGTAGCGGTTCTTTTGAATTTATTGCTTATTTGGGCCGCTATACAATATTTAGATGCTCCTCTCACCTTGTCCGGATTGGCTGGGATTATCTTAGCTATGGGAATGGCTGTAGATGCCAATGTTTTGGTTTTCGAGAGAATTCGAGAAGAATATCTATTGACCAGAAGTTTATCGGAATCTGTAGAGGCTGGGTACAAGAAAGCTTTTAGTGCAATTTTTGATTCGAATTTAACGACTATTTTGGCTTCAGCATTGCTTCTTATGCTTGATACAGGCCCTATCAAAGGCTTTGCCCTAACCTTGATCATTGGTATTTTTTCCTCCATGTTCACAGCTTTGTTCATGACGAAGTTCTTTTTCGTAATTTGGGTAAGAAAAACAAGGGAGACCCAATTACATATGATGAACAAGTTTATCGGGATCAAACACAACTTCTTAAAAGAATGTAAACGTTTGTGGATGGTTTCTGGAACAGTTGTTGTTTTAGGTTGTATTGGATTGGGATTTGGTGCCTGGGACTCTATTTTAGGCATGGATTTCAAAGGAGGATATGCGCTGACTTTGGATGCCGATGTATGTGACTATAATCCAGAGCAAATGTGTTCCGTCTTGAAAAAACGATTCCAGCAAATAGGATTATCTTCTCGAGATTATCGTGTACGTAAAGCCGATAGCTCTGGAAAGGTTAAGATCTATCTTTCTCAGAATGCTTTAGATTGGGTGGAGCGAAAGGATGGAGGGAATGTAGAACAGCAAGGGCCAGACTATCATTTGGCTCGGGTTCTGCAAGTATTATCGGATTCTGGAAGTTCTACTTCTTCTATGGCATTCGATGCCTCTCAAGGCAGCTGGTTTAAGGTTAGCGGGCAACTTTCCAATAAAATGCGTACACAGGCAATCTTCGCATTATTGGGGGCCTTGGGAATTATCCTGCTTTATGTTAGCTTACGTTTTGAATGGAGATATGCTTTCAGTGCCATTTGTGCTTTGCTGCATGATTTGTTAGCAACATGCTCTGTGTTAGTTGCTCTGCATTTCTTTTTACAAAGAATACAGATCGATTTGCAGGCGATAGGCGCATTGATGACAGTGTTAGGTTACTCTTTGAACAATACGTTGATTATTTTTGATCGTATTCGGGAGGATCGCCGTGAAAAACTGTTTACCCCAATGCCAATATTAATCAATGACGCTTTGCAGAAAACACTGGGACGTACGGTTATGACCACCGCGACTACCCTATCTGTGTTGGTCATTTTGTTATTTATTGGAGGTGGCTCTATTTTCAATTTTGCGTTCATTATGACAGTAGGAATCTTATTGGGGACGCTATCTTCGTTATATATAGCGCCTCCGCTTCTCCTGTTTATGGTGCGCAAGGAAGAACAAAATTCCCCACAGTAA
- a CDS encoding phosphatidate cytidylyltransferase, whose protein sequence is MFDSDHNSIFQSDFCQRLVVHSILLVFLIILLCTSLYPSSAFIVGLLASSCAAVGTYEIAAMARMKFPFSFTRYSAMGSAIFIALTCLTARCKTMLPDHADLIPWFFLFFWTIRLVFKSRHYKLGPIGSTSLALFCMLYVSVPIRLFLHILYGFIHTDTPFEGIWWAIFLIATTKSSDIFGYFFGKAFGKKRIAPVISPNKTVVGFVAGCIGSILVSLLFYSHLPKAFADQIAMPWILVALGITLGISGFFGDIIESTFKRDAQIKNSSDLESVGGVLDVLDSLLLSTPIVYAILLITQNGTFLG, encoded by the coding sequence ATGTTCGACTCGGATCATAATTCCATTTTTCAAAGCGACTTTTGCCAACGCTTGGTCGTCCACTCGATTCTACTTGTCTTCCTTATTATTCTTCTTTGCACCTCTTTATATCCTAGCTCTGCCTTCATTGTTGGACTGCTTGCTTCCTCCTGCGCAGCGGTTGGGACATATGAAATCGCTGCCATGGCAAGAATGAAATTTCCTTTTTCTTTTACTCGATATAGCGCTATGGGCTCCGCTATTTTTATCGCTCTAACTTGTCTTACAGCTCGTTGTAAAACGATGCTACCAGACCATGCAGACCTGATTCCCTGGTTTTTCTTATTTTTTTGGACCATTCGTCTTGTATTCAAAAGTCGGCATTATAAACTTGGTCCGATAGGATCCACCAGCCTAGCCTTGTTTTGCATGCTTTATGTATCCGTCCCTATCCGCTTGTTCCTCCACATCCTTTATGGATTCATTCATACTGATACACCTTTCGAAGGGATTTGGTGGGCTATTTTTCTTATCGCCACGACAAAAAGCTCGGACATTTTTGGGTACTTTTTTGGCAAAGCTTTTGGGAAAAAACGCATCGCCCCAGTCATTAGCCCAAATAAGACTGTAGTCGGTTTTGTGGCTGGTTGCATAGGCTCTATTCTAGTTAGTTTGCTTTTCTACTCTCATCTTCCTAAAGCCTTTGCGGATCAGATTGCCATGCCTTGGATTCTTGTTGCCCTAGGCATTACATTAGGAATTAGCGGATTCTTTGGAGATATTATTGAATCCACTTTCAAACGCGATGCACAAATCAAAAATAGTAGTGATTTGGAGTCTGTCGGAGGAGTGTTAGACGTCCTAGACTCCTTGCTTCTTTCCACTCCTATCGTTTATGCTATCCTTCTCATCACTCAAAACGGAACATTTTTAGGATGA
- a CDS encoding isoprenyl transferase, producing MSLALEQTNLIQKKITQETPIPKHIAIIMDGNRRWQKKHTCFCQKHAISGHRRGADSIPQVVDTALHLGVEALTLFAFSTENFSRSKTEVAELFSLFNSQLHSKLSFLHDREIRLRCIGDLSKLPQELQNNIKQATSSTAHYSQMELIFAINYGSKNELVRTFKKLYQDLVSKKISVNDISEELISSHLDTSGLPDPDLLIRTGGEMRVSNFLLWQIAYTELYVTDVLWPDFTAQDLLEAIKTYQQRSRRGGK from the coding sequence ATGTCTCTAGCTTTAGAACAGACGAATCTAATTCAAAAAAAAATTACACAGGAAACTCCTATTCCTAAGCATATCGCCATCATTATGGACGGGAATCGTCGATGGCAAAAAAAACACACGTGTTTTTGTCAAAAACATGCGATCTCCGGCCACCGGCGAGGGGCGGATAGCATCCCACAAGTTGTGGATACGGCCTTACACTTAGGAGTAGAAGCTCTTACGCTATTTGCTTTTTCTACAGAGAATTTTTCCCGATCGAAAACCGAAGTCGCAGAGTTATTTTCGTTATTCAACTCACAACTGCATAGCAAGCTCTCTTTTTTACATGATCGGGAAATCCGGTTACGCTGTATCGGCGACTTATCCAAACTCCCCCAAGAGTTACAAAATAACATCAAACAAGCCACATCTTCAACCGCCCACTACTCTCAAATGGAACTCATTTTTGCGATTAATTATGGAAGCAAAAATGAATTGGTTCGAACTTTCAAAAAACTATACCAGGATCTTGTGAGTAAAAAAATATCTGTTAATGATATTTCTGAAGAGCTTATCAGCTCCCACTTAGACACATCTGGTCTTCCTGACCCAGATTTGCTAATTCGTACGGGCGGTGAAATGCGTGTCAGTAATTTTCTCTTATGGCAAATAGCTTATACAGAACTTTACGTAACGGATGTGTTGTGGCCTGATTTCACAGCCCAGGACTTGCTAGAAGCAATTAAAACATACCAACAACGATCAAGACGCGGAGGGAAATAA
- the cmk gene encoding (d)CMP kinase: MIITIDGPSGTGKSTLAKALAEALQFNYCNTGAMYRTLAYARLQPDWQEVSLEDFLASPPFSFSFSKNTPLQAFYKDQLLTTELSSQEVANFASSLSKNPQVRSYMQTLQKKYATIGSCVFEGRDMGSKVFPHAEIKIFLTANPEIRAKRRLKDLPEGSLSQEALVAELIARDQADQQRELDPLVIPQDALVIDSSDLTISQILEKILPLVHSRLI, from the coding sequence ATGATTATCACGATAGATGGTCCTTCAGGAACAGGGAAAAGCACGCTAGCAAAAGCTTTGGCAGAGGCTTTGCAGTTCAACTACTGCAATACAGGGGCTATGTACCGGACGCTGGCGTATGCACGTTTACAGCCTGATTGGCAAGAAGTCTCCTTAGAAGATTTTCTTGCATCACCTCCCTTCTCTTTCTCGTTTTCTAAAAACACTCCTTTACAAGCCTTCTATAAAGACCAGCTCCTCACCACTGAGCTCTCCTCTCAAGAAGTTGCTAATTTTGCTTCTAGTCTTTCCAAAAATCCGCAGGTTCGCTCCTATATGCAGACTTTGCAAAAAAAATATGCTACGATAGGGAGCTGTGTTTTTGAAGGGCGTGATATGGGATCTAAAGTGTTCCCCCATGCTGAAATCAAAATTTTTTTAACAGCCAATCCGGAGATTCGCGCAAAGCGACGACTAAAGGACTTGCCCGAAGGCTCTCTGTCTCAAGAAGCATTAGTAGCAGAACTGATAGCGCGTGATCAAGCAGATCAACAAAGAGAACTCGATCCCCTTGTCATTCCTCAAGATGCTCTAGTTATAGACTCTTCTGATTTGACAATAAGCCAAATTCTGGAGAAAATCTTACCTTTGGTACATTCCCGCTTAATATGA